CGGCGTGATGTATACCGTCGGCCCCGGCACCGGGACCTCGATGGTGGCGATCACCGTCTGGGTGGCCACGGGTGCGCTTCCTCCGCTCGTTGCGCCGCCCCCTCCGCCAGAGCACCCCCCCAGCAGCATCGTCAGCAGGATGATCGCCAGTGAAAGCGCGCTCGGAGCCTTGCGTTTCGCGTGCATGCGGGTAGACCGCCCTTTCGCTTGAATCATGAGGCTGCGCCAGTGCGGTGCGGTCTCATCTCTGCTGTCGCCGGTAGCGGGCACATGGATGCATGACATGGTGCACAAGCGGGGCGCCAAATGATGTCGCCTGGCCTGTGCTCAAGATGTGTTCCCTGTTCTGGGATTATCGCTGGGCTAATGATGGATACGGGGATGGGTGTGCGACATCCTCTTGGCGCTTGGCGAGAGTCGATCTGCGCTCTCGTCCAGGGCATGTCTGCTGGCTTGCCCGTGACGCGGTGGCTGGCGGGGGGGTGACAGGAGCCGTGGCGGGCGCGACAGAATCCCCTGGGTATGTCAACGTTTGATTCCACCCTGAACGGTGGCCTGTGCCTGCTCACCGTGCACGCCCATCCGGATGACGAGGCCTCGAAAGGGGCGCCCACCTGCGCCATGTACGCGTCGCAGGGGGTGCGCACCGTGCTGGTCTGCTGCACCGGTGGCGAGGAGGGAGACATCGGCAACCCTGCGCTGCTTGCGCCCGGGCAGCCCTTTCACGGTCTCGATGAGACGCAGACCCGCAGCCTGCTCATCGAGACGCGCCCCCGCGAGCTCGCGGCCTCGGCGGCCATCATCGGGTTCTCGCGGGTGGCGATGCTCGGCTATCGCGACTCCGGGATGGCCGGTTCGCCCGCCAACGAGCACCCCGACTGCTTCCATCGCGCCGCCCTCGACGAGGCGGCTGGCCGCCTGGTGCGGCTCATCCGCGAGGAGCGCCCGCAGGTGATGATCACCTACAGCGACGACCAGCGTGGCTATCCCCACCCGGACCATCTCAAGGTGCACGACGTGAGCCTGCTGGCCTTCGAGCGAGCCGGTGATGCGGCGTGGTATCCGGAAGCGGGAGACCCCTGGCAGCCGCTCAAGCTCTACTACTCGATCTGGGCGCGCCGCCGCCTCGAGGCGGTGCACGATGCCCTGCTGCGGCTGCGCGGCAGCTCGCCGTTCGACGAGCGCTGGCTCGAGCGCATGAATCAAGATCATCGCGTCACCACCCGCCTGCACGTCGGCGACTGGCTTGAGGCCCGCAGCGGCGCGCTGCGGGCGCACGCCACCCAGATCGATCCGGCGGCCCCGTTCTGGTTCGGCCTCTCCGACGACGAGCTGCGCGAGGTCTATCCCTACGAAGACTGGGCGCTGGCCCGCAGCCACGTGCCGATGGTGGGGGGGGGCGACGGCGAGCACGAGACCGACCTGTTCGCGGGGCTGCGAAGCGGCGTCGCCACGCCCTCGTGATGTCTGGAGCGAGACGTCGACGCTCCCGTCAGATGAGCGCGAGGCCGTGCTGTCGTACCTCGATGTCCTCGAGCGCGATCTCGGGCGCGAGCCCATCGACGGATCGTTTCGTCGAGCCATCGCCCACGGGGGCGAGGGCCATCACTGGCGGCTCGATGTGTTTGACAGGTCCGCGGAGGCGCGACGAGACCCGCCGGGCTCGGCGGCGGTGACCCGCACGGCGAAGGGGTATGCCTACGCCACGGTGAGCGATGTGCCCACGGTCGAGATGGCCGGCGGCGGGTTCGATCCGGGTCTCCTGACGGCGCTTCTGGGCCGTCATGCCGCCGTCAAGTGGTGGCTGCGCGGCGATGCCCCTTTCAGTGACGGCGGTGAGGTGCTGCGCACCTTGCTCTACATGACGGTCGATCTGCCCGTTCTGGTGAAGCCTCTGCCCGATGGGTTCACGGTTCGTGCGTTCCGCCCCGGTCGTGACGAGGCCGCCTGGATTGAGCAGAACAATCGCGCCTTTGCAACGCATCCGGACCAGGGCGGCTGGACGCACGAGCACCTTGCTGAGCGCATGCGCGAGCCATGGTTCGACCCGACGGGCTTTCTGCTCATCGAGCACGCAGGTCGCCTGGCCGCGTCGTGCTGGACGCGGGAGCACCGCCGCGCAGGTGGCGAGCGGCTGGGCGAGATCCATGTCATCTCGGTCGACCCCGACGAGCAAGGCCGCGGACTGGGGGCGGTGGCGGTGACCCTCGGGCTCGATCACCTCTGGCGCGCGGGCATCACGAAGGCGATGCTGTACGTCGACGGGGCAAGCACCGCGGCGGTGGCCCTGTATCGGCGTCTGGGCTTCGAGACAGCGCGATGTGATCGGCTCGTTTGCTTCACGCGTCCGGCGAGCGGGGAGGAGACGGCATGAGCGATCTGGAGACCTCCCCCACGCAGCAGCAGCGATCCGAAGGGCAGGCGGCCGCATCGAGCAGCCTGGCGCCGCCGATGCAGCTCTACGACACGTCGCGCCGCGCCGTGGTGGCGTTCACTCCCGGCCGCGACGTGAGCATGTACGTGTGCGGCATCACGCCCTACGACGCGACCCACATCGGCCACGCCTTCACCTTTCTGGCCTACGACGTGCTGGCGCGTCGGCTCGTCGATCGCGGGCACGCGGTGCGCATGGTGCGCAACGTCACCGATGTCGATGATCCCCTGTTCGCGAAGGCGAGAGACCTCGCTGTCGACTGGCGCGACCTCGCTGACCGCGAAGAGGCCCGCTTCGAAGCCGACGTGGCTGCCTTGGGGCTGCGTGACGTGGAGGCCCGTCCCCACGTCTCATCGTCGATGGCCGACATTGCGGCCTACGTGCAGCGCCTCATCGAAGCGGGGGTGGCCTACCGGAGCGGGGGTTCGGTGTACGCCGACGTCGCGCGGTTCTCTCGCTTCGGGGAGGTGTCGCACCTCGATGGCGATGCCATGCTGGCGCTGGCGCGCGAGCGGGGCGGCAACGTCGATGACGTGAACAAGCGAAACCCCCTCGACTTCGTGCTGTGGCAGCCGTCGGCGCCCGATGAGCCCACGCATGACGCGCCGTGGGGCGCCGGACGGCCGGGCTGGCACATCGGCTGCAACACCTTCATCCTGCGCGAGCTCGGCCCCACCATCGATCTGCACGGGGGCGGGGCCGACCTGATCTTCCCGCACCACGAGTGCGAGCGCGCCATCTCCGAATCGGTGAATGCGGGTCTGTTCGTCCGGCACTGGATGCACGTCGCCATGGTCTGGAAGGACGGCCACAAGATGTCGAAGAGCCTGGGCAACCTTGTCTTCGTCGACGCCCTGCGCGAGCGCCACGATGCACGGGCCATCCGCCTGGCGCTGCTGGCCCACCACTACCGTGCCGAGTGGTCGTGGACCGATGACGTGATGCCTGCCGCCGAGATTCGGCTGCAGGCGTGGCAGGCGGCTTCCCGGGCGTCGGCGTCGGCGGGTGCGGCGGCCAGCGAGCGTGCTCTGCTCGTCGAGGTTCGCGTGGCCCTCGACCACGATCTCGACACCCCTCGGGCGCTTCGGGCCATCGATGCGGCGGCGGCCCAGGGTGTCGTCGTGGCAGCGGCCGCGGGCCTGCTGGGGGTCACGCTTTCCTAGCGATCCCGGTTCTTGCGGTCAGCCCCTGGCCAGAAGGGCGCGTGGGTTCGCCCCGCTCATGTTTCGGTCGTGCTCGCCGCGGGTATGATGCCGAAGTATCTCTTTCTGCCCGTGGTCGCACCTCACGCTCAGGGCTCGATTGGCCGGTTTCTCAATGCACAGACGTCCCGTTCTGGTCTCCATCGCCCTGGCGCTCCTGGTGCCATTCATCTGCGTGACCTTCTTGGTGGCGCAGAGCCGGGTGGCCGTGCGCCAACGAACGGCTGCGCTCGAGCAGATCGCCCATCTCAAGGTCGATCAGACCTCTGACTGGCTCGAGGAGCGGCAGGGAGACGCCAAAACGCTCTTCTCCTCGAAGGGGCTGATCCCGTTCGTGCAGCGCTTCCTCGACAGCCCTCACAATACTGAAGCAGCGGCGTACGTACGTGAGCGGATGGAGGTTCTTCGCACATCCTATCCCCACGGCTTCAGCGCCGTGATGCTTCTCGAGGCGAACGGTCGGGTGCTTCTCAGCAGCGGTGCGAATGTTGGCCTCAGCGCGGTCACGCAGGCGCTGGTGCGCGAGGCCGCTGTCGGGCGAAAGGTCACTCACAGCGACCTGTACGACGCGGGCGAGGGCGTGCAGCAGATGGACTGGGCGGTTCCGCTCATTCCGTTGGGGGACGGGTCGGCTTTGCCCATCGGGGTCATGGTGATGCGCGCCGAGGCGCAACGGGTTCTCTACCCCGTGCTGACAACCTGGCCGGAGAGCAGCGCGAGCGGCGAGACCGTGCTGCTGCGTCGCGATGGCGACGCGGTTCTGTACTTGAAGAATCCGCGCTTCCTGGGGGAAGAAAAGCCGAATCTGCGCCTTCCGCTGGCCACGCCGGGTCTTCTGTCGGCTCAGGCTGCGACGCGGGGCGGAGCCGGTTCGTCGCAGGGCGTTGATTACCGAAACCAACAGGTTCTGGGGGCCTGGCGCGAGGTCCCAGGCACCGGCTGGGTTGTGCTTGCCAAGGTCGATCGCGACGAGGTTCTGCGTCCTGTCTGGGCGACCCTCGGTTGGATCGCAGGGAGCGGGCTCGTGGGCGTGCTGGCGGTGGGCGTGGCGCTGAACGCGCTGCTGGCGCATCAGCAGCAACTGAAAGATCTCGAGGTGCTGGCCGAGAAGGGGCGTACCGAGCCCCTGCTGGCTGCCCTCGGCAACAACCTTCCCAACGGTTTCATCTATCAGTACGTGGTTCCGCTCGAAGGTCCGGGGCACGTGACCTATATCAGCGCCGGGGTCGAGCAGACCCTGGGGCTCAAGCCCGCCGAGGTCATGGCCGATCTCGGCTGCCTCTTGTCTCGCATGACGCCGGAGAGCCTGGCGCGCTGGCGCGAGGCTCAGGCACGGGCGACGCGCGAGCGCCGCATCTATCAGGACGTGCTGCAGTTCGAGGGGGTGGGCGGGCGGTTGCTGTGGCTGCAGGTGCAGTCGCGGCCCCGTCTGCTGCCCGGTGGGTCGATGGCCTTCGACGGCAGCGCCCTCGACGTCACCGAGAGCAAACGCCTGCAGAGCCAGCTGGCCGACCATCGCCGTCAGCTCGAGCAGCAGGTGAAGGAACGCACAGAGGCGCTCGAGGTGGCGCTCGAGCGTGTGCGGTGCAGCGAGGCACGCTACGCGCAGGCTGTCGACGCCACGCGCGATGGTCTGTGGGACTGGAACATCGACACGGGAGAGGCCTTTGTCAGTCCAGGGTATTCGCGCATGCTCGGCTACGAGCCGGATGAGCTGGGCACGTCGGCAAAGGCGCTTCTCTTCGATCGCCTTCACCCCGACGACAAGTAACCGCTCACCCGAGCCATCGACGAGCACCTGCTGCGGGAGGGCGTGTACGAGATCGAGTTCCGTCTGCATGCCCGGGATGGCTGCTATCGATGGATCTTGTCCCGCGGCAAGGTGGTGGAGCGCGAACCGAGCGGTCGACCGACGCGGGCTGTCGGAACCCACACCGACATAACGGCACGCAAGGTGCTCGAGCTCGACCTGAAGCGCGCCAAGGAGCAGGCCGACGTGGCGAACCGGGCCAAGAGCACCTTCCTGGCCAGCGTCAGCCACGAGATCCGCACGCCGCTCAACGCCATCACGGGCTATGCCCATCTGCTGCAGGGC
The sequence above is a segment of the Pseudomonadota bacterium genome. Coding sequences within it:
- the mshD gene encoding mycothiol synthase; translated protein: MRPAAARCGRTPPRSIRRPRSGSASPTTSCARSIPTKTGRWPAATCRWWGGATASTRPTCSRGCEAASPRPRDVWSETSTLPSDEREAVLSYLDVLERDLGREPIDGSFRRAIAHGGEGHHWRLDVFDRSAEARRDPPGSAAVTRTAKGYAYATVSDVPTVEMAGGGFDPGLLTALLGRHAAVKWWLRGDAPFSDGGEVLRTLLYMTVDLPVLVKPLPDGFTVRAFRPGRDEAAWIEQNNRAFATHPDQGGWTHEHLAERMREPWFDPTGFLLIEHAGRLAASCWTREHRRAGGERLGEIHVISVDPDEQGRGLGAVAVTLGLDHLWRAGITKAMLYVDGASTAAVALYRRLGFETARCDRLVCFTRPASGEETA
- a CDS encoding mycothiol conjugate amidase Mca; amino-acid sequence: MNGGLCLLTVHAHPDDEASKGAPTCAMYASQGVRTVLVCCTGGEEGDIGNPALLAPGQPFHGLDETQTRSLLIETRPRELAASAAIIGFSRVAMLGYRDSGMAGSPANEHPDCFHRAALDEAAGRLVRLIREERPQVMITYSDDQRGYPHPDHLKVHDVSLLAFERAGDAAWYPEAGDPWQPLKLYYSIWARRRLEAVHDALLRLRGSSPFDERWLERMNQDHRVTTRLHVGDWLEARSGALRAHATQIDPAAPFWFGLSDDELREVYPYEDWALARSHVPMVGGGDGEHETDLFAGLRSGVATPS
- a CDS encoding hybrid sensor histidine kinase/response regulator translates to MYEIEFRLHARDGCYRWILSRGKVVEREPSGRPTRAVGTHTDITARKVLELDLKRAKEQADVANRAKSTFLASVSHEIRTPLNAITGYAHLLQGSVMAPDDLDTLDKINRASEHLLRLLNDVLDLSKIEAGKLALVRGPLTLARVLDDAVVMMRARFDA
- a CDS encoding cysteine--tRNA ligase; the encoded protein is MQLYDTSRRAVVAFTPGRDVSMYVCGITPYDATHIGHAFTFLAYDVLARRLVDRGHAVRMVRNVTDVDDPLFAKARDLAVDWRDLADREEARFEADVAALGLRDVEARPHVSSSMADIAAYVQRLIEAGVAYRSGGSVYADVARFSRFGEVSHLDGDAMLALARERGGNVDDVNKRNPLDFVLWQPSAPDEPTHDAPWGAGRPGWHIGCNTFILRELGPTIDLHGGGADLIFPHHECERAISESVNAGLFVRHWMHVAMVWKDGHKMSKSLGNLVFVDALRERHDARAIRLALLAHHYRAEWSWTDDVMPAAEIRLQAWQAASRASASAGAAASERALLVEVRVALDHDLDTPRALRAIDAAAAQGVVVAAAAGLLGVTLS